The following proteins are encoded in a genomic region of Carboxydothermus pertinax:
- a CDS encoding aldehyde ferredoxin oxidoreductase N-terminal domain-containing protein, whose protein sequence is MAGYCGKLLRVNLTTGEIKKEPLDLNVAKKFLGGRGLESYFLSQEIDPGIDPLIFATNMA, encoded by the coding sequence ATGGCCGGTTACTGCGGGAAGTTGCTACGGGTAAATCTTACTACCGGTGAGATTAAGAAAGAACCGCTGGATTTGAATGTGGCCAAGAAGTTTTTAGGCGGGCGGGGTTTAGAAAGTTACTTTTTATCTCAGGAAATTGACCCCGGTATTGATCCTTTAATCTTTGCAACGAATATGGCTTAG
- a CDS encoding phosphate ABC transporter substrate-binding protein, whose translation MKKYGVVAIISIIVLALLVAGGCAKKSGQAPQQNKQTTQQSKITLSGSTALLPLAKQAATLYMDKNPKVTVNVSGGGSFTGLRQVIEGAVDIGNSDVAAEKDPETAGKGLVDHQVAIAPFVIIVNPDVKVDNLSKKQLADIFTGKITNWKEVGGSDAKITIIHRAKSSGSRRIITDLILDGKEFTDKAIIQDSNGAVRKAISQTPGSIGYIDAAYIDNSVKVLKYNGVEYTPENVYNKKYTLYAYEHMYTKGEPTGVVKDFLDFVLSDEFQNNYVEKLGFLSMKKMK comes from the coding sequence GTGAAAAAGTATGGAGTTGTAGCGATTATCAGCATCATTGTATTGGCTTTGCTGGTTGCTGGTGGCTGTGCTAAAAAAAGTGGGCAAGCACCCCAGCAAAATAAGCAAACTACCCAGCAAAGCAAAATCACCCTTTCTGGTTCTACCGCCCTTCTACCATTAGCAAAACAAGCAGCAACGTTGTACATGGACAAAAACCCTAAAGTTACCGTGAATGTTTCTGGCGGAGGTTCTTTTACAGGGCTCAGGCAGGTAATTGAGGGAGCCGTTGATATCGGTAATAGCGATGTTGCTGCCGAAAAAGACCCCGAAACTGCTGGTAAAGGTTTAGTTGACCATCAAGTTGCCATAGCTCCTTTTGTTATCATCGTCAATCCTGATGTCAAAGTGGACAATCTTTCCAAAAAACAGCTGGCAGATATTTTTACCGGCAAGATCACCAACTGGAAAGAGGTTGGCGGTAGTGACGCCAAAATCACCATTATCCATCGGGCAAAATCTTCTGGTTCGCGAAGAATTATAACTGATCTCATTTTAGATGGCAAAGAATTTACCGATAAAGCGATAATTCAGGATTCCAACGGAGCGGTGCGGAAAGCAATTTCTCAAACCCCTGGTTCAATTGGCTATATTGATGCAGCATATATCGATAATTCTGTAAAAGTGTTAAAATATAATGGAGTAGAGTACACTCCAGAAAACGTTTATAATAAAAAGTATACCTTATATGCCTATGAACACATGTATACGAAAGGTGAGCCTACAGGTGTGGTAAAAGATTTCCTGGACTTTGTTTTAAGTGATGAATTTCAAAATAACTATGTGGAAAAATTAGGATTTCTATCAATGAAGAAAATGAAATAA
- a CDS encoding MoaD/ThiS family protein yields the protein MKIEIRLFATFREGRFKKEVWELPEGTKVIDVLQRLKINPEEVAILLVNGLDGTPEQVLNDGDYISLFPPVGGG from the coding sequence ATGAAAATTGAAATTAGGTTGTTTGCAACTTTTCGGGAAGGAAGATTTAAAAAAGAGGTTTGGGAGCTGCCTGAAGGGACCAAGGTTATAGATGTTTTACAGCGGCTAAAAATAAATCCGGAGGAGGTAGCGATTTTACTGGTAAATGGTCTTGATGGGACACCGGAGCAGGTGTTAAACGATGGGGACTACATCTCCCTCTTTCCTCCAGTGGGAGGCGGTTAA
- a CDS encoding HesA/MoeB/ThiF family protein, which yields MLTKGEKNLLGNIFRREKIKELSLEETYRLAQETGLSIRSIEYFALENGIVPQKYVRNIGSFTVAGQKKLLASKVMVVGLGGLGGYVLEELCRAGVGEIVGVDGDGFDETNLNRQLLATEKNIGQKKANKARKRAAEINQAVVFSGFVSKVEELPETAWQGIELIFDCLDNVESRLYLEEKAKKLGVPLVHGAIGGWYGQVGVVFPGSNLLAKIYRERKKGIEQALGNPPFTPAVAASLMVALGIKLLLGTLEKESVVYFFDLKNIEFFDISL from the coding sequence ATGTTAACTAAAGGAGAAAAAAATCTTCTGGGCAATATTTTTCGCCGGGAAAAAATAAAAGAGTTATCGTTAGAGGAAACTTACCGCCTTGCGCAAGAGACGGGGTTAAGTATTAGAAGCATCGAATATTTTGCTTTGGAAAATGGTATTGTTCCGCAGAAATATGTTCGCAACATTGGAAGCTTTACTGTTGCTGGACAAAAGAAACTTTTAGCTTCGAAGGTAATGGTGGTAGGGTTAGGAGGACTTGGGGGTTATGTTCTAGAAGAGTTATGCCGGGCCGGGGTAGGTGAAATAGTTGGGGTAGATGGGGATGGGTTTGATGAGACAAATTTAAACCGTCAGCTTTTAGCCACCGAAAAAAATATTGGACAGAAAAAAGCCAATAAAGCCAGAAAAAGGGCAGCGGAGATAAATCAAGCGGTGGTGTTCAGTGGCTTTGTAAGTAAGGTCGAAGAGCTTCCGGAGACCGCCTGGCAAGGGATAGAGCTTATCTTTGACTGCTTGGACAATGTAGAAAGTCGCCTCTACCTCGAAGAAAAAGCAAAAAAACTTGGTGTTCCCTTGGTGCATGGAGCTATAGGCGGTTGGTACGGCCAGGTCGGGGTTGTTTTTCCTGGGAGTAACCTTCTAGCAAAGATTTACCGGGAGCGGAAAAAAGGTATCGAACAAGCTCTTGGAAATCCACCCTTTACCCCAGCCGTGGCGGCAAGTTTAATGGTGGCGTTAGGGATAAAATTACTTTTAGGGACGCTGGAAAAAGAAAGCGTAGTTTATTTCTTTGATTTAAAAAATATAGAGTTTTTTGACATTAGCCTCTGA
- the fdnG gene encoding formate dehydrogenase-N subunit alpha, translated as MAITRREFLKLSALSTAVLMTAELGLDNSKAYAQAQKYRIKTAKKTPTLCPFCSAGCGMLAYTDTKTGELLYVVGDPDHPVNRGGACSKGASIYQIRNIAPGKPNPKRLTTPLYRAPGSKEFKEVTWEWAISEIAKRIKDTRDRTFIKEEDGITVMRTDQIACLGGAALDNEETYLLQKLMRGLGVVYIEHQARLUHSSTVAGLAPTFGRGAMTNHWIDLKNTDCALIIGANPFENHPVSAKWLMEAKVKRGAKIISVDPRFTRTSSKADIYAPLRAGTDIAFIGGMINYILENELYDHEYVANYTNASFLVHDDYKFADGLFSGYNPKERKYDFSTWEYKKNDKGEIEKDPTLKNPRTVFQLLKQHYSRYTIDKVCEITGTSKEIYLEVIKTFAQTSQKGKAGTILYAMGGTQHSCGSQIVRSYAILQLLLGNVGIPGGGVNALRGESNVQGSTDFGLLNNNITGYINTPVAKPEHKDLKAYLESETPKTGFWSNKPKFFVSYLKAMYFDKATKDNEFGYQWFPKRHAKKNYTYIGLFENLAKGELEGMLLFGQNPIVGGPNSNRERDALKNLKWMVAVDLFMTETMRFWTEDAGSNPAEVQTEVFILPAAASFEKQGSIASSGRWIQWRWKAVEPLGQSKADLDIIHMLALELKKLYASSQRPEDEPIKNLYWNYGNANECDIDRVAREINGIDLTTGKQVENFLKLADDGSTLCGNWIYSGFYPETGNLAQRREQDDPSGLGLYPKWTYAWPLNRRILYNRASADPTGKPWHPDKAVIWWDESQKKWVGYDVPDFKATIGPGDPAFVNPFIMQTDGKGWLFAPQGKLNDGPFPEHYEPWESPVQNLLSSVQNNPVIKVWRPEEQSDAQNYPYVAITYRVSEHWQAGAMTRNLPWQAELVPEMFVEIGEELARELGVKSGDEVIVENKRGAIKVKAYVTKRMKPLMVNGVKRHQVGLPWHFGFQGLVTGETANKLTPYLGDANTMIPEYKGFLVNVRRAK; from the coding sequence TTGGCCATTACTCGAAGAGAATTCTTAAAACTATCAGCCCTTTCGACTGCTGTTTTAATGACTGCTGAATTGGGCTTAGATAATAGTAAAGCATATGCCCAGGCCCAAAAGTACCGGATAAAAACTGCCAAAAAAACTCCAACCTTATGCCCTTTTTGTAGTGCCGGCTGCGGTATGCTTGCCTACACCGATACCAAAACGGGAGAATTACTTTATGTGGTCGGGGATCCGGATCATCCGGTAAACCGTGGCGGTGCTTGCAGTAAAGGGGCGTCGATTTACCAGATAAGGAATATAGCTCCGGGTAAACCAAACCCCAAGAGGCTCACCACGCCTCTTTATCGGGCTCCGGGAAGTAAAGAGTTTAAAGAGGTTACCTGGGAATGGGCAATTTCGGAAATTGCCAAACGAATTAAAGATACGAGGGATCGGACTTTTATTAAAGAGGAAGACGGAATAACCGTTATGCGTACTGACCAAATTGCTTGTTTAGGCGGTGCAGCCCTGGATAATGAAGAAACTTATCTTTTACAAAAATTAATGCGCGGACTTGGGGTAGTATATATTGAGCACCAGGCCCGCCTCTGACACAGTTCCACGGTTGCCGGTCTGGCACCAACTTTTGGCCGTGGGGCGATGACTAACCACTGGATAGATTTAAAAAATACCGACTGTGCCTTAATAATAGGCGCTAACCCCTTTGAAAACCACCCGGTTTCAGCGAAGTGGTTAATGGAAGCCAAAGTAAAACGGGGAGCTAAAATCATCAGTGTTGACCCCAGATTTACTAGAACTTCTTCGAAGGCAGATATTTATGCGCCCCTGCGGGCGGGGACTGACATTGCCTTTATTGGGGGCATGATTAACTATATTTTAGAAAATGAACTATATGATCATGAGTATGTAGCAAACTATACCAATGCTTCTTTTTTAGTTCACGATGATTATAAATTTGCAGATGGCTTATTTAGCGGCTATAACCCCAAGGAACGTAAATACGATTTTTCCACCTGGGAATATAAGAAAAATGATAAAGGTGAAATTGAAAAAGATCCGACTTTAAAAAATCCGCGGACGGTATTTCAACTGTTAAAGCAGCATTATTCCCGCTATACCATTGATAAGGTATGTGAAATTACAGGCACGTCTAAAGAAATATATTTGGAGGTAATTAAAACCTTTGCTCAAACTTCCCAAAAAGGGAAAGCGGGAACGATTTTATATGCAATGGGTGGGACCCAGCATAGCTGTGGTTCTCAAATTGTAAGAAGTTATGCTATTTTACAACTATTACTGGGGAATGTTGGCATTCCAGGCGGCGGGGTAAATGCGCTGCGCGGCGAATCCAACGTTCAGGGCTCTACGGATTTTGGTTTATTAAATAATAATATTACCGGTTATATTAATACCCCGGTTGCCAAGCCAGAACATAAAGATTTAAAAGCTTACTTGGAGAGTGAAACTCCGAAAACCGGCTTTTGGAGTAACAAACCGAAGTTTTTTGTAAGCTATTTAAAAGCAATGTATTTTGACAAAGCTACTAAAGATAATGAATTTGGCTATCAGTGGTTCCCCAAACGGCACGCAAAGAAAAATTACACGTATATTGGTTTATTTGAAAATTTGGCCAAAGGCGAATTAGAAGGAATGCTTTTATTTGGCCAAAACCCCATTGTGGGTGGCCCTAATTCTAACCGGGAAAGAGATGCCCTAAAAAACCTCAAATGGATGGTAGCGGTAGACCTTTTTATGACGGAAACGATGCGTTTCTGGACGGAGGATGCAGGAAGTAATCCTGCCGAAGTGCAAACCGAAGTATTTATTTTGCCTGCTGCAGCATCCTTTGAAAAGCAGGGGAGCATAGCTTCTTCCGGACGGTGGATTCAGTGGCGCTGGAAAGCTGTTGAACCGCTTGGCCAATCTAAGGCTGACCTTGATATTATTCATATGCTGGCTTTGGAATTAAAGAAACTTTATGCCAGTAGTCAAAGACCGGAAGACGAACCAATTAAAAACCTTTACTGGAATTACGGTAACGCTAACGAATGTGATATCGACCGTGTAGCCCGGGAGATTAATGGTATAGATCTTACCACCGGGAAACAGGTGGAAAACTTTTTAAAGCTTGCCGACGACGGCAGCACTCTTTGCGGAAATTGGATTTATTCTGGTTTTTATCCGGAAACGGGGAATTTGGCCCAAAGGAGAGAACAGGACGACCCCAGCGGCCTTGGCCTTTATCCCAAATGGACTTACGCTTGGCCTTTAAACCGGCGGATTTTATACAACCGGGCATCGGCCGATCCTACGGGTAAGCCATGGCATCCGGATAAGGCGGTTATCTGGTGGGATGAAAGCCAGAAAAAATGGGTTGGTTATGATGTTCCCGATTTTAAAGCGACAATAGGGCCCGGTGACCCGGCGTTTGTTAACCCTTTTATTATGCAAACCGATGGCAAAGGCTGGCTTTTTGCTCCCCAGGGCAAGTTAAATGATGGTCCTTTCCCTGAACATTACGAGCCCTGGGAAAGCCCGGTACAAAACTTACTTTCCTCGGTGCAAAACAACCCGGTAATTAAAGTTTGGCGGCCGGAAGAACAAAGTGATGCTCAAAATTATCCATACGTTGCAATTACATATAGGGTATCCGAACACTGGCAGGCAGGGGCCATGACCAGGAACCTGCCCTGGCAAGCGGAATTGGTTCCGGAAATGTTTGTGGAAATAGGAGAAGAACTGGCCCGGGAACTGGGGGTAAAATCCGGGGACGAAGTAATCGTTGAAAATAAACGGGGAGCTATTAAGGTGAAAGCTTATGTCACCAAACGGATGAAACCTTTAATGGTAAATGGGGTTAAGCGGCATCAAGTAGGGTTGCCCTGGCATTTTGGTTTTCAGGGTTTAGTCACCGGAGAAACTGCCAATAAACTTACTCCTTATCTGGGGGATGCCAATACCATGATTCCCGAATACAAGGGGTTCCTGGTAAATGTAAGGAGGGCTAAATAA
- a CDS encoding aldehyde ferredoxin oxidoreductase C-terminal domain-containing protein produces the protein MELYEKGYIKREELDGPELKFGSVEAIIEWTRKMRAGEGFGAKLALGSYRLAESYGVPEFSMSVKKQELPAYDPRGVQGHGLQYATSNRGGCHVRGYLFSPEILGSPEKIDRFALEGKANWAKDLTAVIDSLGLCLFTSFALNADDYRDLFNFIVGENYTTEEILTTGERIWNLERNFNLKAGIAPTEDTLPKRLLEEPISDEPSKGHKHRLAELLPEYYKVRGWDEKGVPTTEKLQALGL, from the coding sequence ATGGAGCTTTACGAAAAAGGTTATATTAAACGAGAAGAACTAGATGGTCCGGAATTAAAATTTGGCTCGGTGGAAGCAATTATTGAATGGACCCGCAAGATGAGAGCCGGTGAAGGCTTTGGGGCAAAGCTGGCCCTTGGTTCTTACCGTTTAGCTGAGTCTTATGGAGTTCCGGAATTTTCAATGTCAGTGAAAAAGCAGGAGTTACCGGCGTATGATCCACGGGGGGTTCAGGGACATGGTCTTCAGTACGCAACTTCCAACCGTGGCGGCTGTCACGTCCGGGGTTACCTGTTTTCACCGGAAATTCTTGGGTCTCCGGAAAAAATTGACCGTTTTGCCTTAGAAGGGAAAGCCAACTGGGCCAAGGACTTAACGGCGGTCATTGACTCTCTTGGCCTTTGCCTTTTCACCTCCTTTGCCTTAAATGCCGATGACTATAGGGATCTCTTTAATTTCATCGTTGGGGAAAATTATACTACAGAAGAAATTTTAACTACCGGTGAGCGGATTTGGAACTTAGAGAGGAACTTTAACCTGAAAGCCGGTATTGCTCCTACGGAAGACACCTTGCCCAAACGGCTTTTAGAAGAACCGATCTCCGATGAGCCGTCCAAAGGACATAAACACCGCCTGGCAGAACTCCTGCCCGAGTATTACAAGGTGCGGGGTTGGGACGAAAAAGGGGTGCCAACCACTGAAAAGTTGCAAGCTTTAGGTTTATAA
- a CDS encoding manganese catalase family protein: MFKHEKVLLHEVGVERPNPSYAAMLQEQLGGPHGELKAAMQYLSQSFRIKDPALKDLFLDVAAEELSHMEMVATTINLLNGHEQDANNAIVGTIEAHVLSGLNPVLTNASGELWTAAYVDVTGDIAADILSNIAAEQRAKVVYEYLYRQINDKKVRETIDFLLNREEAHNTLFREAFNKLQETGSLKDWGVTQDSKLYFDLSTPGKYFSLTNPKPPKFENSQ, encoded by the coding sequence ATGTTTAAACACGAAAAAGTTTTATTACATGAAGTGGGAGTAGAAAGGCCAAACCCCAGTTATGCTGCAATGCTTCAGGAACAATTGGGTGGACCTCATGGCGAACTAAAGGCTGCCATGCAATACCTTTCTCAAAGTTTCAGAATAAAAGATCCAGCACTTAAAGACCTATTCTTAGACGTAGCAGCAGAAGAGTTAAGTCATATGGAAATGGTGGCTACAACTATTAATCTTTTAAATGGTCATGAGCAAGATGCCAATAATGCTATTGTTGGTACGATCGAAGCCCATGTTTTATCTGGATTAAATCCAGTGCTAACTAACGCTTCAGGGGAGCTTTGGACGGCGGCGTATGTTGATGTAACCGGCGACATTGCTGCAGATATTCTTTCAAATATTGCTGCTGAACAGCGGGCAAAGGTAGTGTATGAGTACCTGTATCGACAGATAAATGATAAAAAAGTGCGGGAAACGATTGATTTTCTCTTAAATCGCGAAGAAGCTCATAACACCCTTTTTAGGGAAGCCTTTAATAAATTACAGGAAACCGGCTCCTTAAAAGACTGGGGCGTTACCCAAGATTCAAAGTTATACTTTGATTTATCTACCCCTGGAAAATACTTTTCGCTAACTAATCCAAAGCCGCCTAAATTTGAAAATTCTCAATAA
- the glpX gene encoding class II fructose-bisphosphatase, translated as MEMERKLSLEFARVTEAAAVASARWMGRGDKHKADEAATEAMRAVFDTLDIRGEVVIGEGEMDEAPMLYIGEKLGTGYGPALDIAVDPLEGTNLVAKGLNGAIAVVAAAPKGCLLNAPDMYMEKIAVGPAAAGKIHLDAPVKDNLKIVAESLNKSVSDLTVVILDRPRHEKIVKEIREAGARIMLISDGDVSPAIACAFEDSGVDMMIGIGGAPEGVLAAAALKCLGGELMGRLVPENDEQMERCRKMGLSDPRQILTLDDLVKSDDIFFAATGITNSNLLKGVRFTANGASTHTLVVRGKTGTIRFIEALHRFDKKPLYNLAGLNV; from the coding sequence ATGGAGATGGAAAGAAAACTTTCCCTGGAATTTGCCCGGGTGACAGAAGCGGCTGCGGTGGCATCCGCCCGCTGGATGGGCCGGGGTGATAAGCATAAAGCGGATGAAGCGGCAACTGAAGCGATGCGGGCTGTTTTTGATACTTTAGATATCCGCGGGGAAGTGGTGATCGGTGAAGGGGAAATGGATGAAGCCCCGATGCTTTACATTGGGGAAAAATTGGGTACCGGCTATGGTCCGGCTTTAGATATTGCGGTGGACCCTTTAGAAGGGACGAACCTTGTAGCTAAAGGTTTAAACGGAGCAATTGCGGTGGTGGCGGCAGCTCCCAAAGGTTGTCTTTTAAATGCACCGGACATGTACATGGAAAAAATTGCCGTAGGTCCGGCGGCGGCGGGGAAAATACACTTGGATGCTCCGGTCAAAGATAATCTTAAGATCGTAGCGGAAAGTCTTAACAAATCGGTGTCTGACTTAACTGTAGTAATTTTGGATCGCCCCCGCCACGAAAAAATCGTTAAAGAAATACGGGAAGCGGGAGCCAGAATCATGCTTATTTCCGATGGCGATGTTTCGCCGGCAATAGCCTGTGCTTTTGAAGATTCCGGTGTTGATATGATGATAGGTATTGGAGGGGCTCCGGAAGGGGTATTAGCTGCGGCGGCCTTAAAATGCCTGGGAGGAGAATTAATGGGGAGACTTGTTCCCGAAAATGATGAACAAATGGAACGGTGCCGGAAAATGGGGCTTAGTGACCCGCGGCAAATTTTAACCTTGGATGATCTGGTAAAAAGCGATGACATTTTTTTTGCCGCAACCGGTATTACCAACAGTAACCTACTAAAAGGAGTGCGGTTTACGGCAAACGGGGCCTCAACCCATACCCTGGTGGTACGGGGGAAGACAGGGACTATAAGATTTATCGAAGCACTTCACCGCTTTGATAAAAAACCACTATATAATTTAGCAGGTTTGAATGTTTAA
- a CDS encoding tungsten cofactor oxidoreductase radical SAM maturase, whose translation MILQFKDYQIVLDPQPDIKEIYLELASLCNLNCRQYYRNSWSYSGGFIEKKTWEKVLEEAKTLPLLNRIVLGGIGEPLLHPEIKEIIAKIKKMGLKISITTNGFLLSKEMAQDFVTLGVDEIIVSVDGFLPETFAENRGADIGNLWSNLKQLNLIKQQNKSSHPEILAEMVVNKRNSQEIFKLIPRLLEYNIKVLYVSQLMPVVREKIEDIFYQKYPDEKLLEWRTLTARASMYSGVKVLLPEMRLNTHRSCRFVEGKKVVVRFDGEVSPCYRFLHDSREYVFGREKEIRAVSFGNVNKESLAGIWTKEAFVKFRFLEHMNHYPSCPDCEWVDGCDMVWNIEEDCWGNKPSCADCLWARGLIFCP comes from the coding sequence ATGATTTTGCAATTTAAAGACTACCAGATAGTTCTCGATCCCCAGCCGGATATCAAGGAAATATATCTTGAATTAGCAAGTTTATGTAATTTAAATTGCCGCCAATACTACCGTAATAGCTGGAGTTATTCTGGGGGCTTTATAGAGAAAAAGACCTGGGAGAAGGTCTTAGAGGAAGCAAAAACTTTGCCTTTGCTTAACCGGATTGTTTTAGGGGGTATTGGCGAACCACTGCTTCATCCGGAAATAAAGGAAATAATTGCCAAAATAAAAAAGATGGGGCTTAAAATAAGTATAACTACCAATGGTTTCCTCTTGTCTAAAGAGATGGCTCAAGATTTTGTAACCTTAGGGGTTGATGAAATCATTGTTTCCGTTGATGGGTTTTTGCCGGAAACTTTTGCGGAAAATCGGGGGGCAGATATAGGTAACTTATGGAGTAATTTAAAGCAACTTAATTTAATAAAACAGCAAAACAAAAGCAGCCACCCGGAAATATTAGCGGAGATGGTGGTAAATAAGAGAAACTCCCAGGAGATTTTTAAACTTATTCCCAGGCTTTTAGAGTATAATATTAAAGTTTTGTATGTTAGCCAGCTTATGCCGGTAGTAAGAGAAAAAATAGAAGATATTTTTTACCAGAAGTATCCCGATGAGAAGCTTTTAGAGTGGCGAACTTTAACTGCCCGGGCTTCCATGTATTCTGGGGTAAAAGTCCTATTACCGGAAATGAGGCTTAATACTCATCGTTCCTGCCGGTTTGTGGAGGGCAAAAAAGTAGTGGTGCGGTTTGACGGTGAAGTATCTCCTTGCTACCGGTTTTTACATGATTCCCGGGAATACGTTTTTGGCCGGGAAAAGGAAATTCGGGCAGTAAGTTTTGGGAATGTTAATAAAGAGAGCCTGGCGGGGATCTGGACGAAGGAAGCTTTTGTTAAATTTCGCTTTTTAGAACACATGAACCACTATCCCTCCTGTCCCGACTGCGAATGGGTTGACGGCTGCGATATGGTTTGGAATATTGAAGAAGACTGCTGGGGCAATAAGCCGTCCTGTGCTGATTGCCTTTGGGCTCGGGGGTTAATCTTCTGTCCATAA